One window of the Arthrobacter sp. D5-1 genome contains the following:
- a CDS encoding flagellar protein FlgN, producing the protein MAIHELSALLWRERELLDLLTFKLEEEQLLLTTGKSRWLPHGTREVEQVLDRVSKAGLARTVEIAAVAGQWGISPDCSLAELAAAAPDPAWAEVLSSHLSAMRQQTVAIKELRDANEQFLRAAVRSTQETLADLKPAAGTYDSHGRTGETSSSHLVDRQF; encoded by the coding sequence GTGGCCATCCATGAACTGTCAGCCCTGCTGTGGCGCGAGCGCGAACTCCTGGATCTCCTGACCTTCAAGCTCGAGGAAGAGCAACTGTTGTTGACTACAGGAAAGTCCCGCTGGCTGCCGCATGGCACCCGGGAAGTGGAGCAGGTCCTGGACCGAGTCTCCAAGGCAGGACTTGCGCGTACCGTGGAAATCGCGGCCGTGGCCGGGCAATGGGGCATTTCCCCTGACTGCTCGCTGGCTGAACTTGCCGCAGCGGCACCTGATCCTGCCTGGGCCGAGGTCCTTTCGTCCCACTTGTCGGCAATGCGCCAGCAGACTGTGGCCATCAAGGAACTTCGGGACGCCAACGAGCAATTCCTGCGCGCGGCCGTCCGGTCCACACAGGAAACACTGGCAGATCTGAAACCCGCAGCCGGCACGTACGACTCCCATGGCCGGACCGGGGAAACCTCGTCCTCCCACCTCGTCGACCGGCAATTCTGA
- a CDS encoding flagellin, with translation MGMQINNNLMANNAYRNLNATQDTLSKSMEKLSSGLRINRAADDAAGLAISEGLKSQVSGSAVAARNAQDGISLIQTTEGALGEVHSVLQRMRDLAVQGASDTNNTAARDAIKDEADSLGKELDRITQSTNFNGIDLLKGGSKNIQVGTAGTANDTIAVTLGDVATAAGTLSSATGATGFDVSTNAAAQTTITAIDAAITTVSAQRSDLGANQNRLDHAIKTLNVSGENLQAAQSRIADTDMAAEMVKYTKANILSQAGTAMLAQANQSGQGVLSLLR, from the coding sequence ATGGGCATGCAGATCAACAACAACCTGATGGCGAACAACGCTTACCGCAACCTGAACGCCACGCAGGACACCCTGTCCAAGTCGATGGAGAAGCTTTCCAGCGGCCTGCGCATCAACCGTGCTGCAGATGACGCAGCCGGCCTTGCCATTTCGGAAGGCCTCAAGTCCCAGGTCAGCGGCTCCGCGGTTGCCGCACGTAACGCCCAGGACGGCATCAGCCTCATCCAGACCACTGAAGGTGCCCTCGGCGAGGTTCACTCGGTACTGCAGCGCATGCGCGACCTTGCAGTCCAGGGTGCATCGGACACCAACAACACGGCTGCACGCGATGCCATCAAGGACGAAGCCGATTCGCTGGGTAAGGAGCTGGACCGCATCACGCAGTCCACCAACTTCAACGGCATCGACCTTCTCAAGGGTGGCTCGAAGAACATCCAGGTTGGCACCGCTGGTACGGCCAACGACACCATTGCCGTAACCCTCGGCGACGTCGCAACGGCAGCGGGCACGCTGTCCTCGGCAACGGGTGCAACTGGCTTCGACGTCAGCACCAACGCCGCAGCCCAGACCACCATCACGGCTATCGACGCTGCGATCACCACGGTCTCCGCCCAGCGTTCGGACCTCGGTGCAAACCAGAACCGTCTGGACCACGCGATCAAGACGCTGAACGTCTCCGGTGAAAACCTGCAGGCAGCACAGTCCCGCATCGCTGACACGGACATGGCAGCCGAAATGGTCAAGTACACCAAAGCCAACATCCTGTCCCAGGCAGGTACGGCAATGCTGGCCCAGGCAAACCAGTCCGGCCAGGGCGTTCTGTCCCTCCTGCGCTAG
- the fliD gene encoding flagellar filament capping protein FliD, whose amino-acid sequence MATAIDGLASGLNTTAIINSLMSVEALPQTQLKTKLASNQTIISTLQSFNTKLTALKELASGNAAAGALNLFTASSSSPSVTAKTTTTAAAGSIDLTITQLAQTQVNVTAAMTTWPTDGGGAPARLTIVDSKGKKTEIAPASTSLDDVVIAINAAFGGAQAVKVPAGNGTYRLQLTATASGAAGAFTAYQGTAAQVTAGTAVDLMANPGAAVVRSAQDAKATLYAGTPAAQVLTSGTNTFADVLPGVSVTATAVTTGPVTITVASDVPGITKKAEDLVKSVNDVLGFIAIYTAVSKTTDAKGATVPKAGIFTGNSTVRAVNDQVLAALSRPINGKSPAEYGINITKAGDFTFDAEKFSKALAADPAAAQAAVQGLAIRVADAAKAAADPYNGSVSGLIKGRESEVRDLGNRIADWDQRLITRRATLQAVYTNMEVMLGGLQSQSAWLSGQISSLSKQSTGE is encoded by the coding sequence GTGGCAACTGCCATCGACGGCCTCGCCAGCGGCCTGAACACCACAGCGATCATCAATTCGTTGATGTCCGTCGAGGCCCTGCCGCAGACCCAGCTCAAGACCAAGCTGGCATCCAACCAGACCATCATCTCCACGCTCCAGTCCTTCAACACCAAGCTCACAGCGCTGAAGGAGTTGGCCTCCGGCAACGCCGCCGCGGGGGCCCTCAATCTGTTCACAGCCTCCAGCAGTTCGCCGTCCGTCACGGCTAAGACCACGACGACGGCCGCCGCCGGATCGATCGACCTCACCATCACGCAGTTGGCCCAGACCCAGGTCAACGTCACTGCAGCCATGACCACGTGGCCTACCGATGGTGGTGGCGCCCCGGCCCGGCTCACGATTGTGGACTCCAAGGGTAAGAAGACCGAAATCGCCCCGGCGAGCACTTCCCTGGATGATGTAGTCATCGCCATCAACGCCGCATTCGGCGGCGCCCAAGCCGTCAAAGTTCCTGCCGGCAACGGCACGTACCGCCTGCAACTGACCGCAACCGCATCCGGTGCGGCCGGTGCCTTCACCGCCTACCAGGGAACCGCGGCCCAAGTCACCGCAGGCACAGCGGTGGACCTGATGGCGAACCCGGGCGCCGCCGTCGTGAGGTCCGCCCAGGACGCGAAAGCGACACTGTATGCAGGCACCCCGGCCGCCCAGGTGCTGACGTCCGGCACCAACACTTTTGCCGACGTCCTTCCCGGCGTCTCCGTCACCGCCACGGCGGTGACCACCGGCCCCGTGACCATCACGGTGGCGAGCGACGTCCCCGGGATCACCAAAAAGGCCGAAGACCTGGTCAAATCCGTCAACGATGTCCTGGGTTTCATTGCCATCTACACGGCAGTGTCCAAAACCACCGATGCCAAAGGCGCCACCGTGCCCAAGGCTGGCATCTTCACTGGCAACAGCACCGTGCGCGCCGTCAACGACCAAGTCCTCGCCGCGCTGTCCAGGCCTATCAACGGAAAGTCGCCCGCCGAGTACGGAATCAACATCACCAAGGCAGGCGACTTCACGTTCGACGCGGAGAAGTTCTCCAAGGCCCTCGCAGCGGACCCGGCGGCAGCCCAAGCCGCCGTGCAAGGGCTTGCCATCCGGGTTGCGGATGCGGCCAAGGCTGCAGCGGATCCGTACAACGGGTCCGTTTCCGGCCTGATCAAGGGCCGCGAATCGGAGGTCCGGGACCTGGGCAACAGGATCGCCGACTGGGACCAGCGACTGATTACCCGCCGCGCCACCCTGCAGGCCGTGTACACCAACATGGAAGTGATGCTGGGTGGGCTCCAGTCACAGTCGGCCTGGCTGTCGGGCCAAATTTCCAGCCTCTCGAAACAGTCCACAGGAGAATAA